In a genomic window of Arthrobacter woluwensis:
- the lipB gene encoding lipoyl(octanoyl) transferase LipB: protein MTLEFSTLGLAPDYVDYLQGWDAQRELHAAVLDGSRPSTVLLLEHAAVYTAGKRTEDHERPFDGTPVVPVDRGGKLTWHGPGQLVAYPIIKLKNPAGIRDYVHRLEDVIIDVLADYGIASTRVDGRAGVWITADEKGPDRKIAAIGIRVHEGVTMHGIAINCNNDLAPYAQIVACGISDAGVTTIALETGRNISPADLVERVMEEFRKHESELVAVEEGAVK, encoded by the coding sequence ATGACTTTGGAGTTCTCGACCCTGGGACTTGCCCCGGACTATGTCGACTACCTCCAGGGCTGGGACGCGCAGCGCGAGCTGCACGCCGCTGTCCTGGACGGTTCACGTCCGAGCACCGTGCTCCTGCTGGAACACGCCGCCGTGTACACCGCGGGCAAACGCACCGAAGATCACGAACGGCCCTTCGACGGCACCCCAGTGGTGCCCGTGGACCGCGGTGGCAAGCTGACGTGGCACGGCCCGGGCCAGCTGGTGGCGTACCCGATCATCAAGCTGAAGAACCCGGCCGGCATCCGGGACTACGTGCACCGGCTCGAGGACGTCATCATCGACGTGCTCGCGGACTACGGCATCGCCTCCACCCGGGTGGACGGTCGCGCGGGCGTCTGGATCACCGCCGATGAGAAGGGCCCGGACCGGAAGATCGCCGCCATCGGCATCAGGGTCCATGAAGGCGTCACCATGCACGGCATCGCCATCAATTGCAACAATGACCTGGCCCCCTACGCGCAGATCGTCGCGTGCGGGATCTCGGATGCCGGGGTGACCACCATCGCCCTGGAGACCGGACGGAACATCTCGCCTGCTGACCTTGTTGAGCGAGTGATGGAAGAGTTCCGCAAGCACGAGAGCGAACTCGTCGCCGTGGAAGAAGGAGCAGTCAAGTGA
- a CDS encoding protein kinase domain-containing protein, translated as MRAEQAGGGGVAENAAAPRVPGYRVVRRLGAGGSGVVWLLEDDDGARRAVKVPHVTTTAPGVGGSEGRAQRGESLQGERWRVQGLDHPHLLRLHGLTPVDVPGPDGSDIRTTGVLMDFAAGGSVGSLVAARGVLRVPEVVTVTVPVAEALAILHAKGIVHGDVSGGNILFSADGVPLLADFGQAHLTGERRLRRATPVFADPEARESGPEGDVYALAAVAWWCLTGESPGPAQHRPPLPVLRPEVPPELAAALEEALADRPGDRPSARDFARAVQRSAPAMPVRIAPGAGREDYRELATSIMPSRSDPVGRRQRGHRQMSRRRVARQAATARGRVRSRRFALAAVVVAAVVVGVALAVLGVTLPGGWMPGGPGPGSPSHGQEQRRGAVAAEAGPQSPRARPPAPSTAPAPPSAATPQGDLVEAARRLLGDRTAALIARDAARLDSVYGSGDGALRTRDRALIGRLLAEHRHYAGYRPVLSAAGVDSGSSADRAVLSVTIRTPSYVISGDADAGLAAAERKPARREDLILTLVRQDGVWRIAGVAPRG; from the coding sequence ATGAGGGCGGAACAGGCCGGAGGCGGCGGCGTCGCGGAGAACGCGGCGGCCCCGCGGGTCCCGGGATATCGGGTGGTGCGGCGGCTGGGCGCCGGAGGCAGCGGCGTCGTCTGGTTGCTGGAGGACGACGACGGCGCCCGGCGGGCCGTGAAGGTGCCACACGTGACGACGACGGCACCCGGCGTGGGCGGGTCGGAGGGCCGCGCGCAGCGGGGTGAATCATTGCAGGGCGAACGATGGCGGGTTCAGGGTCTCGATCATCCGCATCTGCTGCGGCTCCACGGTCTCACGCCCGTCGACGTTCCCGGGCCCGACGGCTCGGATATCCGGACGACCGGGGTCCTGATGGACTTCGCGGCCGGTGGTTCGGTCGGAAGCCTCGTGGCGGCGCGTGGCGTCCTCAGAGTCCCCGAGGTCGTGACTGTGACCGTGCCAGTGGCCGAAGCTCTGGCCATACTTCATGCGAAGGGGATCGTCCACGGTGACGTCTCCGGCGGCAACATCCTGTTCTCGGCAGACGGTGTGCCGCTCCTCGCGGATTTCGGGCAGGCGCACCTGACGGGCGAGCGGAGGCTGCGACGGGCCACCCCGGTCTTCGCCGATCCGGAGGCCCGGGAATCAGGACCGGAGGGCGACGTGTACGCCCTGGCCGCGGTCGCCTGGTGGTGCCTCACGGGCGAATCGCCGGGACCGGCGCAGCATCGGCCGCCTCTTCCCGTGCTCCGCCCGGAAGTGCCGCCCGAGCTGGCCGCAGCGCTCGAAGAGGCGCTTGCGGACCGCCCGGGCGATCGGCCCAGCGCCCGGGACTTCGCGCGCGCCGTGCAGAGGTCGGCACCGGCGATGCCCGTCCGGATCGCGCCTGGAGCCGGTCGCGAGGACTACCGTGAACTGGCGACGTCGATCATGCCGTCGCGGAGTGACCCGGTGGGGCGCCGTCAGCGGGGGCACCGTCAGATGAGTCGCCGTCGGGTGGCTCGTCAGGCCGCCACGGCTCGCGGGCGGGTCCGGTCCCGCCGGTTCGCGCTGGCCGCAGTGGTGGTGGCCGCAGTGGTGGTGGGCGTGGCGCTGGCGGTCCTCGGTGTCACGTTGCCCGGAGGGTGGATGCCGGGCGGACCCGGGCCCGGATCGCCGTCGCACGGCCAGGAGCAGCGTCGTGGCGCTGTGGCAGCCGAGGCCGGTCCACAGAGCCCGAGGGCGCGGCCTCCCGCGCCTTCGACTGCACCAGCGCCGCCGTCGGCCGCCACCCCTCAGGGTGACCTCGTCGAAGCCGCCCGGCGCCTCCTCGGCGACCGGACCGCGGCCCTGATCGCCCGGGATGCGGCACGCCTGGATTCCGTGTACGGCAGCGGCGACGGCGCGCTCCGGACCCGGGACCGGGCGCTGATCGGGCGCTTGCTGGCGGAACACCGGCACTATGCGGGCTACCGGCCTGTGCTCAGCGCCGCCGGCGTGGACAGCGGCAGCTCCGCGGACCGTGCGGTGCTCAGCGTGACGATCCGGACGCCGTCGTACGTCATCTCCGGTGACGCGGACGCCGGCCTGGCCGCCGCCGAGCGGAAGCCGGCTCGCAGGGAGGACCTGATCCTGACCCTGGTGCGGCAGGACGGAGTCTGGCGGATCGCGGGGGTCGCCCCACGCGGCTGA